One Candidatus Afararchaeum irisae genomic region harbors:
- the asd gene encoding aspartate-semialdehyde dehydrogenase yields the protein MTNNTKVGVLGATGNVGQRFIQLLDDHPWFELASVTASESSAGNAYSDVVDWRLDSRLPEMAKELEVGETQPGDVDDDVEIVFSALPSSAAKEVEPAFADDGYIVASNAGWGRMKDDVPLVIPEINPDHLDLLEVQSDERGWDGGIVKNPNCSAITMTPTIAALREFGLSRVVVATLQAVSGAGYSGVSSMEILDNVIPYISNEEKKMETEPLKILGEFDGSEIDEAEIGISASCNRVATFDGHLENVWGELDEDPTAEEIKEAFRDFTTLDLPTAPDQTIIVHDEPDRPQPRLDRNAGNGMSVSVGRVRDDTKGTKYSCLAHNTVRGAAGASLLNAEVIAERIL from the coding sequence GCGTTTCATACAGCTTCTCGACGACCATCCTTGGTTCGAACTCGCGTCGGTGACAGCGAGCGAGTCGTCTGCGGGAAACGCATACAGCGACGTAGTCGACTGGAGACTCGACTCACGTCTTCCCGAGATGGCTAAGGAGTTGGAGGTAGGAGAGACACAGCCCGGCGACGTTGACGACGACGTCGAGATAGTCTTCAGCGCGCTTCCGTCGTCTGCGGCAAAGGAGGTCGAGCCCGCCTTTGCCGACGATGGCTACATAGTCGCGTCGAACGCGGGATGGGGACGTATGAAGGACGACGTACCTCTCGTAATACCCGAGATAAACCCCGACCACCTCGACCTCTTAGAGGTACAGTCGGACGAGAGAGGCTGGGACGGAGGCATAGTCAAAAACCCCAACTGTTCTGCGATCACGATGACGCCGACGATAGCCGCTCTGCGTGAGTTCGGTCTCTCACGTGTAGTCGTCGCGACGCTCCAGGCGGTCAGCGGAGCCGGGTACTCGGGAGTCAGCAGCATGGAGATACTCGACAACGTCATTCCCTACATAAGCAACGAGGAGAAGAAGATGGAGACAGAGCCTCTCAAGATACTCGGAGAGTTCGACGGCTCCGAGATAGACGAGGCTGAGATCGGCATATCGGCTTCGTGTAACCGCGTCGCCACATTCGACGGACATCTCGAAAACGTCTGGGGAGAGCTAGACGAAGACCCCACAGCCGAGGAGATAAAGGAGGCTTTCCGCGACTTCACGACTCTCGACCTCCCGACTGCGCCAGACCAGACGATCATAGTCCACGACGAGCCCGACAGACCTCAGCCGAGACTCGACAGGAACGCGGGCAACGGAATGTCGGTGAGTGTCGGAAGGGTACGTGACGACACGAAGGGCACGAAGTACTCGTGTCTCGCACACAACACGGTGAGAGGCGCGGCGGGGGCGAGCCTCCTCAACGCAGAGGTAATCGCCGAGAGAATACTCTAA